In Podospora pseudopauciseta strain CBS 411.78 chromosome 2 map unlocalized CBS411.78m_2, whole genome shotgun sequence, the genomic stretch TCTTATAGAGAGGTGTCAACCCATCCCTCTGCCCGTCTTCGACAGAGTCTGTTACAGCCTGGTGTTTTCGCGAAACGAACCGTAAGCTAAACTGAGCTCCGACTCGGCGCGATCACATCAGCACCTTGGGGACGAGGCAACTGTCCGATATCTAGCTAGGTGGCAGTTACTGAGGTTCTCAAGGTGCTGCCCCGATCTGTCTCTTGTTCGCGCTCACGCTCACGCTCACGCTCACGCAAACTTACAAATCGGAACGAACCTTCAAGACAATCACCACTACACGACAACTTGGAAGCGGTCAGTATCCACAACATTCATTGCCCTGTTGTTGAGACGGTTGAGACTCTATAACAAGTGGATTTGGGTGATGATTTGACCGGGATGCATCCGTCACTGTTTACCAAAAGGGTATCCTATTATTTCTCCCTATCGTTTCCGCCCATACTGAAACTGAATCCTCCCTGAATCTTATGGCCCTCTCCCCGCTGCCGTCATCCTTCCCCCACAGACCCTACTCTGCTTTTTTTTCAGCTGAATTTGTACGATGGCAGGTACAAGATGTGCAAAAATTATACAAGAAAGGTCAGTTGGCGAGATGTGCtgggtgatggatggtgCACACGCAGTTTGTCAGTTGGCACtgccagcagccagccagcgTCCCAGCGCTGCCCCCCTGCGGAGTCCACCGTGGGTGCGGGCATGGAGTGGGTCGTTGGACTCGGCAACTCCCTTCTGCTGGTCCGCGACCTTGGTCATTGAAAAAGCCACCGCCGTTCGTTTGCTGCTCCCCTTTGAAGCTTGCCATCCACGACacctcatcagcagcagcaggaggaagcCACCGTCGTCACAACCCAATCATCAGCTTAATTAACACCCTTATCAGCAATTAGGTttcgctgccgccgccacttTAAATTGTTCCCATCGCGCTGTTCGAGTTACGAGCTCGACCACGCCTGTCCTCGGAGACATGGCTACtccccaacaaaccccccctttcagAACCGACCGATACGTCGTGATCCACGTCGCCACCACTTGCGACGAGCACGGTGTCTATGTCACCAAGGACTCGGCCGAGGTCATCGAGCTCGGCTGGATCCTGCTCGACGCCAACAGCATCGACCTTCACGAGGTGGGCCAAACACCCAAAACCTAACAGCCCctgaggaaaaaaaaaaaaccatgtTTTCTAACCCGTTGCTCCTGCCCGTCAGCTTCACCGCGAAAGCGTCCTTGTCAAGCCTGtcaacacccccatcacccccctttgCAGTGAGTTTCCGCCGTTCTCGTCCCGCCGATGCTCAATTGCTATCTCGGCCACCTTGATCAACTTTGCTTTGCTGACCGTCTGTCTGCTAGCGAGCCTGACCACTCTCACATGGGAACACGTCCGGAATGCGGGCACTTTCCGGGATGCCATCAACCGTTTCGACGCCTTTGCCTCCGAACACCTGCTCTCGAATGACCTTGACTTCGTTTTCGTCACGCTCGAAGCTTGGGACCTGCGCGTTCAGCTTCCCCGTGAGGCCCGTGACAAGTCCGTTGTGCTGCCCCCCTATCTTCAACACTCGCGCACCTTTGAGCTCCGGACCGAATATCAGAgatggcagcagcaccatcccGAGTCTCTTCCATTCGGCCCCTCGTCTCTGGCTAACATTTGTGCTGCCTTGGAAGTCGAGCCTGTCCAGAATAGTGCCCCGATCAAGcacaacctccccttccacctccaggCACTGGCCCCTGCCTCCCCTCGCCGCGCCATGGACGAGGCTGTGACTCTCACTCGTGTGCTGAGGGGTCTGATCAAAAAGTCCCAGCCAGCCCACGAGCACCCTGGTGTTCTCAGCCAGCCCATGGATGCTCGTACCGACGTCCGGGCTTTCCTTTCGGAACGGAGTAAGATCCTCCACATGTCAGGCCTGCCCCACGACACCACACAGAGCGAGCTGGAAAGTTGGTTTACTCAATTTGGCGGTCGTCCCATCGCTTTCTGGACTCTGCGTACCCCTGAGCAGTCCAAGCCCACTGGCAGCGGCTTCGCCGTGTTTTCTTCCCACGAGGAGGTAAGTCACCGCTTGTTTCTATGGAGCTCCCAACATCACCCACACCGCCCAGTGGCCCATTCCCCCCCTGTGACCCACTATGATGCGCTATGTCTTTGTTGATTCGCTCTAactggggaaaaaaaaaaaaaaaaacaggcTGCCGAAAGTCTGTGCATGAACGGCCGTGCATTGAATGAAAAGGCCATCGAAGTCTCTCCCAGCTCTAGTCGCGTTCTGGACAAGGCGGCCAACATCCTCATGCCATTTCCACCCAGCAAGAACAGGCCTCGGCCCGGCGACTGGACCTGCCCGTCATGCGGCTTCTCCAACTTCCAAAGACGCACAGCGTGCTTCCGTTGCTCGTTCCCTGCCGTTAGCGCTGGTCCCACCGGCGAGATGGGCTATGGGTATGGATATGGCCCCCCGGCCATGATgggccctcctcctcaccacatTGGCCATCACGGACACGGTGGCGGACACGGCGGTGGCCGCATGGGCGGCTCTGGTGTCGTTCCTTTCCGGGCCGGCGACTGGAAGTGTGGCAACGAGGTTTGCGGTTACCACAACTTTGCCAAGAACCAAAACTGTCTTCGATGTGGTGCTGGCCGCGCCACGGCTGCTGTGGTAGCTGACTCTGGATATCCTTCCCCGATGGATGCCGGGTCTTCGTACAACATGGGACACGGCTCGATCGGCTCTGCCCCCGGCCCTGGTTCGTTTGCTGGCCCTGGTGGTTTTGGCTCCGGCGCAGGCTACGGTCAGCACTTTGCTGGCCCCCAGAGCACGTACGCTCTTCCCTCTGGCATTGGTGGCGGCGCTGCCCCGTATCCTCCTTTGAACACTCACTTTGGACCCGCCCCTGGGTCTCACTCGGCTGGTCCCTTTGACAGCCGTGCCGTGGAGACGGCCTTCCAATCCGCTGGTAACGGGCCCGCTTCTGCCGGTCCTGGCAACAACTTCTACGGACAAAATGAAAATGACCCCTTCGCTTTCCTTTCCTCGGGCATGAACAACCTTTCGGTCAGCAACCAGGACGCCCGTCAGAATGGCGGCTCAGCGCCTCCCAACAAGTCCCCAGCCTAAGGATAAGGGGGACTGAGATTGGCGCCGGAGTCCGGGAAACATTTCAACACTTGTTTTTTAGGGGTCTGTGCTGGGCTTTTTTTGGAAGGCTGTACTttggaggtttggagggCGGTTACTACTACTGGGTTTGTGcgggtggcggcggcggcggcggcggttggtAAAAAGTTGCAATGGGATGGAAAGACAAAAGAACAATGCCATGCTCACAGGGCGTCACCGGGACGGAGTTTTTTCGGGACCGACAAACACACAGCAGCTGGGATCTCTCCATGTTCCCCGTTGACACATGGGAATCAATACGCCCCTGACAAGAATTTCATTCAAAGCTCGATAATACACCATGGTTCAAGGTTCGGGACATGCGGGATGGGCTATACAGGACAGGTGGGCGTGCATAGCGAGGCGTGGACAGGGTATATGGTCACATTTCTCCAAGGTCAGTGGTACCGGACCTGAGACTTGTTCCTTTTCTGTGTGTTTCCAAGCTCGCTTTTCCCTTCAACGCTTTCTGCGTTTTTTGTTTGATTCGCAGttgctttctttctttctttgttctttgtttctttctttctttctctgctTTATCTGCTGCGTATCTCAAGTCACTCATTTCTGCGGTGGAATCAAAATACATTTTtatggctggctggctggacGGGGAAGGGGACGGGTACAGGGGGAGGCGAAGGGTGTTGGCTTTGGGACTGGGGTCTGGGTTGGTCGGTAGGAAGGGATGGGAAGCGTAACCGGACAGCGAAAGGGGTACGGTTGGggtgttttctttcttcttgtttGTGCCCATGTTGTGTGTTTAAATTTACTACTTGAGAATTGCTGTTGTCTCTGTTCTGTTTCGTTCTTGTTGTTCTACCCACCTTATGCATCTCACAATTTCCACATACCTTCTCCTCGAGGATCTCGACCTACCTCAAGTCAACTCAACCAACTACACCTCACATATATCGGGTCACTCACCTTTTGCTGTTCTGTTGTTATACATACCTTGTACCCTACTACTTGCTTCCGTTTTGATGCCAGTGTTTGTTTGCTTGTGTCAACCCTCAAATTTGTGGGTTTTTTGGACGATTTTTTTGGACGATAGATTGCTTTGCTGACTGAACGAGGCATGAGGTGGGGAGCATGATGAAAAAAACGTTCTGATGCGATTTATGATGACTATCctatgaaaaaaaaaaaccctataaaaataataaacaaaataaaataaaaaggaaaagaaaaagggccGGAGCCCAATGCAAGAAAAGCGAACAGTGGCCTTGCCCACTGTCAAGACGACAAAATGTACGCATGTGACGAGGCCTAGAATAGCGCCCGAACGAGTGGCGTCGATGCGATTCATAATTGTCTCACTGGAGAATATGGCTATACTAGCACATGCGTAACTTTTGCCGTTTAGACAGTGGGCAAGGCCATTGTTCCCTTTTCTTGCCTTGGGATCcggccttttttttttatacaaacaaaaaatataaaaattatttatCATGGCTATATACTAGGCCGGGGCATAGCGTGGCGCCAGTTCTTTCTTCTCGGCTGTTTGGCTGCAGACCAAGCTGCGTGCTATGAGACACTTTTAGAGATTTGTGTCAAGGTGACCAAATgggcgatggaggtggtTTAACAGAGGAGCAGGCATGGGTTTGTGAGGGTTTTTAAAAaggtggctggctggctcaTTCAACCCGAGATTGTGTCATATTGGTTTTTTTTGATAGGGCTGTTGAATCAATCTTCCGACCCTGGGATTTGGAGCTGTTGAGCGATGTTTTACTGTGagtatgatgatgatgtttggGATTTGGGTGTTTTTGGCATTGGTTTTGGCATGGCATGGTAACAGGATACCCCTTTGGCAAATTAACTTATTAACTCACTAACTATTTGGACTGTTTTGGTCCCTTTACACAGCGGTCCATTGACACATTTCTCGTTTACACATGAACGACACACTACTCATTCTCATCACTCACTCACTaccaacttcttcttcttctttcttcttcttcttcttcttcttcttcttcttcttcttcttcttctttcttcttcttcttcttcttcttcttcttcttcttcttctctcacCTACCATCAACATTTATTCACACatactctctctctctttctcttcatcatcaaccttcTTCACAGAGCAAAACAATCCCAATAATGCATTTCTAAAGAAAGCTAACTTACAACAAACCGCGTTAGTTgattctctctctctctctctctctctcacgcTCTCGCTCTCGCCTACCTATTCGACTTTCATACATACATCATAGATTCAGCGTACCTACCTACTATGGGCAATCCCTTTGCGTAATGATGATTACAATTATAATTACATCACTGTTCAATACCTTGCTTGTTGCTCCCGTGGAGAAACATATATCACACACATCATGTCCTGCTTAGTTGTAACTATATCGTTGAACGAGATACCCCTTGGTTTGTTTGCTTTGGATTGCACTACACCCTTGACAGCAAATCCCGTGTTAGGGAGACAAATATCTGCTTTTCAGGGGCGGGA encodes the following:
- the NRP1 gene encoding Asparagine-rich protein (ARP protein) (EggNog:ENOG503NWY0; COG:A), translating into MATPQQTPPFRTDRYVVIHVATTCDEHGVYVTKDSAEVIELGWILLDANSIDLHELHRESVLVKPVNTPITPLCSEFPPFSSRRCSIAISATLINFALLTVCLLASLTTLTWEHVRNAGTFRDAINRFDAFASEHLLSNDLDFVFVTLEAWDLRVQLPREARDKSVVLPPYLQHSRTFELRTEYQRWQQHHPESLPFGPSSLANICAALEVEPVQNSAPIKHNLPFHLQALAPASPRRAMDEAVTLTRVLRGLIKKSQPAHEHPGVLSQPMDARTDVRAFLSERSKILHMSGLPHDTTQSELESWFTQFGGRPIAFWTLRTPEQSKPTGSGFAVFSSHEEAAESLCMNGRALNEKAIEVSPSSSRVLDKAANILMPFPPSKNRPRPGDWTCPSCGFSNFQRRTACFRCSFPAVSAGPTGEMGYGYGYGPPAMMGPPPHHIGHHGHGGGHGGGRMGGSGVVPFRAGDWKCGNEVCGYHNFAKNQNCLRCGAGRATAAVVADSGYPSPMDAGSSYNMGHGSIGSAPGPGSFAGPGGFGSGAGYGQHFAGPQSTYALPSGIGGGAAPYPPLNTHFGPAPGSHSAGPFDSRAVETAFQSAGNGPASAGPGNNFYGQNENDPFAFLSSGMNNLSVSNQDARQNGGSAPPNKSPA